One Endozoicomonas gorgoniicola DNA window includes the following coding sequences:
- a CDS encoding recombinase family protein: MNRPSLNSLSTEGAMGKMIIQILAAVAEAERERILERTNEGRLAAKESGVKFGRKPHKSTDQAKAMICEGVSMKEVMERTGVSRATYFRLKKVV; encoded by the coding sequence ATAAACCGGCCATCCCTCAACAGCCTCAGCACTGAAGGCGCAATGGGAAAAATGATTATCCAGATATTAGCAGCGGTTGCCGAAGCAGAGCGGGAGCGCATTCTTGAACGAACCAATGAAGGCCGTTTAGCTGCGAAAGAATCCGGTGTAAAGTTTGGCCGGAAGCCTCATAAAAGCACCGACCAAGCCAAAGCCATGATTTGCGAAGGCGTGTCCATGAAAGAAGTAATGGAAAGGACTGGAGTATCCAGGGCAACTTATTTCAGACTAAAAAAAGTGGTTTGA